TCTCAAGGGTTAAACAAATCCTATCTGGGTGGAAGAGTTAGTTGGTTTGACCACGTAGAAGTTGCTAAATGGTCTCCTCTTTTCATAGAGCAACTTGTTTTTAAGTTACACTACCCAAAAAATCCAAACATGAAGGTGTTCTGGCTGCTACCTGGGAAGAATCTTTCAAATGGGTTGAGATTGATTTGGTCTGACACAGACACAATGGTAATGTCCTCATTAGTTCACAAATTTAAGAATTTTGTGCTGTATttggaccatgatgacaacctttCTGGAATGCCTTGGGATGACAATGTTGCAAACCCATTGAACTCACCTCCCAAGGTTTTTAGTCCTATGAAGACTATGCATATGGACAATGCAGATAGTGGGAGGGTTGGTGATAACAGTGGAGAGGACCCTAattttggtgatggcagagatgaTGATAGTGCTGGTGATAACAGTGAAGAGGACCCTGATTTTGTTGATTCTGACTACGAACTGGATGCAGATGATGATGACCTTTTTCAGTATGCAGATGATGAAGAAGCaagcaagaagaaagataagggcaAGAAAGCTTTCAGTGTTGTAGATAACAGTGAAGATGACATGTCAACAGAAGATGATGAGCTGCAGTTGCCTGAATCAGATGATGAAAGTGGAGGAAGACTAAGGTTTCAGACTTTTAGAGAGCAGGATATGCATAACCCAATATTTAAGTTGGGTCAATTGTTTGCAACCCCTGAGATTCTAAGGGAAGCAATTACAGAATACAGTTTGAAGCATAGGGTTGAAATTAAATTGCCAAGGAATGAGAAGAAGAGGATTGAAGCACACTGTGTAGAAGGTTGTCCTTGGAACTTGTATGCTTCAGTGGATAGCAGATCCCATGGTCTGGTTATCAAGCAATTCAATGGACAACACACATGCCAGAAAAAGTGGGTTTTGAAGAGGTGCACATCAAGATGGCTTGCTGACAAGTATCTGGAAACATTTAGGGCAGATCAGAAGATGAGCctcacaaattttgctaggtcagTACAGAGGGACTGGAACATAACTCCAGCAAGGTCCAAGCTTGCTAGAGCTAAAAGATTAGCTATGAAGAAAGTTATGGGAGATGAGGTGgagcaatacaagttactttgggATTATGGTCATGAACTTAGAAGAAGTAACCCAGGCAGCAGCTTCTTTCTAAACCTGGATGGCAATGTATTTAGCACATTGTACATGTCATTGGATGCATGTAAAAGAGGTTTCTTGACTGCATGTAGGCCTATCATATGCTTGGATGGATGCCACATTAAGACTAAGTATGGTGGACAAATACTGACAGCTATGGGCATTGATCCAAATGGATGTATCTTCCCAATTGCCATTGGAATAGTGGAAGTGGAATCACTAGTGACATGGAAGTGGTTTTTGGAGACACTAAAAAATGACCTTGGCATAGATAACACATATCCTTGGACCATCATGACAGATAAACAAAAGGTAAAAACAGCACTGTATCCTTTGTTGTAGTTGTTTGCTAGGTGAAAAcaccattttcatatgtttgtacTTTTGTTTTTAGGGTCTTATTCCAGCAGTTCAACAGGTCTTCCCTGACTCTGAACATAGGTTCTGTGTCAGACACCTATATTCCAACTTCCaacaccacttcaaaggtgaaaaTCTCAAgaaccagctttggtgttgtgcaAGGTCAAGTTCAATACCTCAGTTCAATAGGAACATGGAGAAAATGAAGACCCTGGATCAGAAGGCCTATGAGTGGTTGCAGAAGATGCCTTTCAACACCTGGGTCAGAGCTTACTTCAGCACTTTTCCAAAGTGTGACATGTTGCTGAACAACAGCTGTGAAGTGTTCAATAGTTATATCTTGGAGGCAATGGAGATGCCAATTCTTAGTATGCTAGAGCAGATCAAGGGCCAGCTAATGTCCAGGTTCTACAAAAAACAGAGGGAGGTGGGAGAAGAGTGGCAGGGACCCATCTGTCCTAAGATAAAGAAGATAATTAATAGGAACACAGAATAGGCCAATACATGTTATGCAATGCCTGCTGGACAGGGCATATTCCAGGTACAAGATAGGGACTATAGGTTCATAGTGGACATCAATATGAAGACTTGTGATTGCAGAAGGTGGGACCCTCACTGGAATCCCTTGCTCTCATGCAATTTCATGCTTGAGGCATGAAAGGATCACACTAGAGTCAGTTGTTCCTGAGTGTTACTCTTCCAATAGCTATCTCAGTGCTTATGGCCACAATGTGTGGCCATGTAAAGATAAGAGCACATGGCAGAAAGTTGGAGGCAATGTAATTCTACCACCAGTATATGTGAAGAAAGTTGGAAGGCCTCCTAAATCAAGAAAGAAGCAGCCATCTGAGGTACAAGGTAGTCATGGACCAAGGTTGACAAAGCATGGAATTCAAATGACATGTAGATACTGTGGAGACAAAGGACATAACAGGGCTACATGTAGCATGAGAAAGGCTGGACTTCCACCCAAGACACCTGCACAGAGGAGCCAAACTTCTATGCCAATTGAAACTGAAGAGGTTTTTGAGGAAGCTGCAACTGAAGATTATAGTGACATGCCAATGATGCCAGTTCAAACTGCTATGCCAGTGATTAGTCAGGTAATTGTTCATGTTTAGCACATTGTACTAGTATGTCTTATCTAAGTTATCAAATATATGTTATAGGTTTCCATGTTtgaagaaactgacatgccatgTCCCAATTATCAAGTACCATGATGTCCCAGATGCAAGCAGAGGTTAGTGTCACTGTCATTTAATTCCTCCAGATCACCCAACATCTTATTCAAACTAATCATCTCCATTCTCAGTCATCACAGAGTAGATTACTGGAAAAAGAACCACTTCCATTTTCAAGCTTCATATTGTCTAACCAACCAGCAGCTAGGCCAGTTCCACCCACTACTGCAACACAGGCTGGGAGATCAAGGTCCACTACTATGAAGAAAACAACTGCTACAAAGAAGACTGCGGCTGGCAAGAAGAAAACATCCCACAAGAAGGTTTCTGCTGCAATGAACAATCCTGATGGTGCTATTGGTTGAAGAGGACAAGTAATGATGTGTGTGAAATTGTAAATCATGCAAAAACTCTAAGTGCATGTTCTTCTTTTCTGCCTTTTGTACAGCAGAAAGATGACCTTTTGGTTAGGTATAAGTATGTGAATGACATGTATGCTTTGGTTGCAAAACAATGCTCCAGTTCACTGGAATGATATCAAAGCATCTTTGGATTATCAGTTCATATTCTATGTACACTCTATGCTTGTTGAAATCAGTTTGGATTTCTTTCATTTTTCAAGATGAGAAAAAAATTGCAAAATCACATTCACATTTTAGACAATACACCTTCAAATTGCATAGAACTTCATAACTTAGTCATTCATCCGTACACATTCAGACCTTAATGCTGATTACAACTAGGATCAAGAACAGCAACAAGGTAATACATAGAGCCATGAAACAAGTCAGTTGCATCAACCTAACTAAGTTGTCACCAGTTCTAACCAAGGTTTTCAAATGTTTCACAATATCAGCATCAACAGCAATGCCTCTTTCCTTCTTCATCCCTACGACTGCTTCCTGCTCCTTGGATTCCACAACTTGCTCGACAATGGAGGCACTTGCTTGCTCCTGTGGCATCAGATGCTGACGAAATCCCATGCCCTCCATCTTCAAAGAATCAACATGTTTGATATACTCCTTCTCCCATTTGAAAAAGGGACAGCCCAAGCCTTTGCGCTACAAGCAAGAGGAAAGGATCAATCTTCACTGCAAACTGCAATGTAAACACCTAGTCGAATCAAAACAGTTTCAATCTCACCTTGTGGGCCGGGCAACAGTAGAAAACCTCACCGTCGCTCCAGGGTTGCTTCGAAATACGCCGAACCACCTGCCACTTGTGGCATTCTGTGCACCTAATCAGTGGAACATCACCTAGTTTATCCAGATCTACAGCGGAGGAGCTCGAATCTTGAGGGAACATCGGCGTCGCCTCCATCATCCCACCCAGCACCCCGGCGTCGTCTGAAGACGATGTCTTcgaagggaagggagaggaaggggtgaAGAGTGAGGGAATGGAAAGCATAGGGGGCTATCGGCAAAAAAACGAATCACAAAGGGCCCTCATGTGCTGCTCACATGACCTATGGTGTTGTCATGCATTGCCACATATGATCTAATCCCTAAACGGACAGATTTGGACCTGAATGGCACAACTTAAAAGTTCATGTACCCAAACCTGCACTTTCAAAGTTAATGGACTTGAATGACACAGCacaaaaagttgatggacctacagTGCATTTATCtcaaatttttaataggctattcacccccctctagccattagaacctttcacccATAGGGCCGGTAGAAGCTCAATTACTTGCAGCCGGGAGCTTGTCTTGACCTTCTCTAGTTGGTGCTTGCGTCCTTCTGGCCAGggacctcgccggagatgaggtgacgctccagtgtccggtcggaGCACCGCCACCCCGTCAGCTCGCACGTGGCCAGCGCTGCGGGGGCCGTCTTCGACTTCACCACCACCTCGACCATGTTCGTTGTAAGCTGCTGATGCTCAATCACCCCTTGTTAGTCCGTTAATTGCGTTAGCTTGCCAGACCGCTCGTGCGGCCGTGGCGGTTGGGCTGCCACCGGGGGTAGCGCTATAGAAGTCACCGTTTAACACCTAATCATCGCCTAGGGTTTCATCTTGGCTCCGCAGCGCTCATTGGTTCGATTGTGGGGCTGGTGTTTCATTCCAGTGGTCGGTGTACGCGCGTTGTGTCGGCCGGAGTCACACCGTCATGCGCAGGCTGCCGAGGACCATCCCATGGTAAAGATAGGCTAGTTCAGGGCTCTCTCTGCAAAGCGCGCCTCTTGCAGAATAGTGCGCAAGTGCTCTGCGTAATAACTCGCTAGGTCAGGGGCTCTTTCGCAAAATGTGCAAGAGCGCTCACGCTGTGGGcctgttgggccggcctgctacaCGCGCGGGCTCCCCGCCGTGGGCCGTTTAGTTTCATGGGCCGAATAGTTGGCCActggccttttctttttctaaagcgttttccaaattagtttctaaggtaaatttgtaaattccaGATAAAAgtgtgtagatgtccaaaaatagtgaaatcaattttgttagactcctaaaatcatgacctaccagctaatgtattttgttcacttggtttcatagaattttcaagaCTAGACTAATTAATTTAAGCACTTAAAATGGGTAaaacatgaacttgtaggaatttttgtgagaaaatggtgatagtgtcgactctgaaaattttacagtaaattcctaatattattagctgctcactgtaatttttgtaacaccaaaataattattttgctagatagataatgatgccctatttcgaataaatattaaatcgatagaatggaataaagaaacaacttgggtttgtataactaaaacactcatTGGGAAATAACATCTTGTTCGACAATGTGGATActtagcctaagtacggtcgttgttagaactagctcgttagcttgagaggcgtcagtcgtattttatgagtcacggttgcagttggTTGTTTACGTCTCTGCATTGCATCCATGTAtaccataataggaacaacgatggatcatggagtcaaccGAAGTAACAGAAAGGTGGTGTCTTGAGGATCGTGTTGCCCCGATGGAATGCtaattttggttatatcttacccaggcaagccccggtgcataacccctattattctgcactttattttatgcttgtgcattaagtttaaggagttgaatgaaacccacttgcatatatatatccttatcctatgagttttactagtatgacaggatcgtgtagattgctatgctacaggactctggtagaagttgagtgattgcctg
This sequence is a window from Miscanthus floridulus cultivar M001 chromosome 10, ASM1932011v1, whole genome shotgun sequence. Protein-coding genes within it:
- the LOC136488861 gene encoding uncharacterized protein, translating into MKVFWLLPGKNLSNGLRLIWSDTDTMVMSSLVHKFKNFVLYLDHDDNLSGMPWDDNVANPLNSPPKVFSPMKTMHMDNADSGRVGDNSGEDPNFGDGRDDDSAGDNSEEDPDFVDSDYELDADDDDLFQYADDEEASKKKDKGKKAFSVVDNSEDDMSTEDDELQLPESDDESGGRLRFQTFREQDMHNPIFKLGQLFATPEILREAITEYSLKHRVEIKLPRNEKKRIEAHCVEGCPWNLYASVDSRSHGLVIKQFNGQHTCQKKWVLKRCTSRWLADKYLETFRADQKMSLTNFARSVQRDWNITPARSKLARAKRLAMKKVMGDEVEQYKLLWDYGHELRRSNPGSSFFLNLDGNVFSTLYMSLDACKRGFLTACRPIICLDGCHIKTKYGGQILTAMGIDPNGCIFPIAIGIVEVESLVTWKWFLETLKNDLGIDNTYPWTIMTDKQKGLIPAVQQVFPDSEHRFCVRHLYSNFQHHFKGENLKNQLWCCARSSSIPQFNRNMEKMKTLDQKAYEWLQKMPFNTWL